From Alphaproteobacteria bacterium, a single genomic window includes:
- a CDS encoding HlyD family type I secretion periplasmic adaptor subunit, producing MKKEGSSFIYILFRIVLDSIQYYLIPALKWPFLKLASLTKFFYKGIAEKPEHAWLNPVAGAHLSTIKVTTKAIFYTILTLFIIFVIWSTMFEIDEYVHAQGKIEPESETKILSHLEGGVIEKIFVKEGDVVQKDQVLCQLSDISSQASYQESLKTYYLNWSQIIRLKSQIAEQELDFPEEITNFSPELVNEMKDQYKSRMDALRNEKKILLAQLQGSNSELKDMRTRIINLTRLHQLSKERTEILELLHNKQLLSKTQYIQSKLDTANRKMDLESAQINIAKLIARKNEAKGKLKQVKLRYNTQDWEELKNYEARFIEATKLISAAKDRLDRTNIVSPVYGIVQQLFVHTSGAAVMGGREIMSITPLKDTLLIEANVFPQDIGFIHPGAPATIKVSAYDYSIYGGLDGVVETISPDAIQDPKDPNRSYFRVLIRSKTNTINYRGKHYTIKPGQTVQADIITAKRTIMQYIMKPIAKSLEDPMRER from the coding sequence GCTCAAGTTTCATTTACATCCTCTTTCGCATTGTGCTTGATAGTATACAATATTATCTGATACCTGCCCTAAAATGGCCCTTTCTTAAACTCGCGAGCCTTACGAAATTCTTTTACAAAGGCATAGCTGAAAAACCAGAGCATGCATGGCTAAACCCAGTAGCAGGCGCTCACTTAAGTACGATCAAGGTTACAACCAAAGCCATTTTCTATACCATCTTGACCCTCTTTATTATTTTTGTCATTTGGTCAACCATGTTTGAAATTGATGAATATGTACATGCCCAAGGAAAGATTGAGCCTGAAAGTGAAACAAAGATTCTCAGCCATTTAGAGGGTGGTGTTATCGAAAAAATCTTTGTGAAAGAGGGCGATGTTGTTCAAAAAGATCAAGTTCTTTGCCAATTAAGCGACATTTCCTCTCAAGCAAGTTATCAAGAAAGCTTGAAAACTTATTACCTCAATTGGTCACAGATTATCCGCCTTAAGAGCCAAATCGCGGAGCAAGAGCTCGATTTTCCAGAAGAAATCACGAATTTTTCCCCTGAACTCGTAAATGAAATGAAGGATCAATACAAAAGCCGTATGGACGCTCTTCGAAATGAGAAAAAGATTCTCTTAGCACAGCTCCAAGGAAGCAACAGCGAGCTCAAAGATATGAGAACTCGAATTATTAATTTAACGAGACTTCATCAACTGTCAAAAGAACGTACAGAAATCTTAGAGTTACTCCACAATAAACAGCTACTTTCAAAAACCCAGTATATCCAATCAAAACTGGATACGGCCAACCGAAAAATGGACTTGGAATCCGCACAAATCAATATCGCTAAATTAATTGCCCGAAAGAATGAAGCGAAAGGCAAGCTGAAACAAGTCAAACTTCGATACAATACTCAAGACTGGGAAGAGCTTAAGAACTATGAAGCCCGATTCATTGAAGCCACAAAACTGATCTCCGCCGCAAAGGACCGTCTTGACAGGACAAACATCGTCTCGCCTGTTTATGGGATTGTTCAGCAGCTTTTTGTTCACACCTCAGGGGCTGCTGTTATGGGGGGAAGAGAAATTATGTCCATCACCCCTTTGAAAGATACACTCCTTATTGAGGCCAATGTCTTTCCTCAAGATATTGGATTTATTCACCCTGGAGCACCTGCAACCATTAAAGTATCTGCTTATGACTATAGTATATATGGTGGCCTCGATGGCGTAGTGGAAACCATCAGCCCTGATGCCATCCAAGACCCCAAAGACCCCAATCGCAGCTATTTTCGTGTTCTTATTCGCTCCAAAACGAATACCATTAACTATCGAGGAAAACACTATACAATAAAGCCTGGCCAAACAGTCCAAGCCGATATTATTACAGCCAAACGCACTATAATGCAGTACATAATGAAACCAATCGCAAAATCCCTTGAAGATCCTATGCGCGAGAGGTAG